From Anopheles arabiensis isolate DONGOLA chromosome 3, AaraD3, whole genome shotgun sequence, a single genomic window includes:
- the LOC120900066 gene encoding heat shock factor-binding protein 1, which produces MADAKSEIDSDAEQNYSLNSNVDPKNMQELTIYVQNLLQNVQDKFQTMSDQIISRIDDMGTRIDDLEKSIADLMQQAGVEGQDK; this is translated from the exons ATGGCCGATGCAAAGTCTGAAATCGACAGCGATGCCGAGCAGAACTACTCGCTGAACAGCAACGTAGACCCGAAGAACATGCAGGAACTGACGATATAC GTGCAAAACCTGCTGCAGAATGTGCAGGACAAGTTCCAGACGATGTCGGACCAGATCATTTCCCGCATCGACGATATGGGCACCAGGATAGATGACCTTGAAAAGAGTATTGCCGATCTGATGCAGCAGGCCGGCGTCGAGGGGCAGGACAAGTAG
- the LOC120900064 gene encoding protein FAM92A isoform X1, producing MLRSGNTTTLLCDEQTKFILERISTVEKHFGELCGAFAEYTRKVARMRDKTDELAHTTQDYCDTEKLNPTLTGALSSMAKAVTLLGDFHDARVKRLEAKIVSELAQYEMVCKHCKEDVKEALLVRDKDLAKRKQLEQSKSRNGRLKRNTNDTEIIKSNLEVEKALKEIEHQVERFEKQKLHDLKELLLSFVLIELKMHTQAVEVLSATYQDISDIDESKDLQSVHKELKRQNRQFKKILQQDTVPDRYFLQRIKSQSMGALNATLAGFNTGRKNKSLSSNSLNSSQEQEEQEIATESSEQQRTQKKGATVSRRSNKTSIQSLESLDTLKRNLSSDSGSTSEEDDTEDSETLTDENSDTPIKTIKAAGGLSDYGKKSQHKNCIVSVRKFQFESYGTIRMDGCSPSKLLDRYLATRPVESNRTVLEIGTVITSLKRTICLWVRWVGEGIARLLWFDGIANKPNVTYVPFLQ from the exons ATGCTTCGCAGCGGAAATACCACCACGCTGCTGTGCGATGAGCAGACCAAGTTTATCCTGGAGCGTATCAGCACGGTGGAGAAACATTTCGGCGAGCTGTGCGGTGCGTTTGCCGAATACACGCGCAAGGTGGCCCGAATGCGTGACAAGACGGACGAGCTGGCTCACACCACGCAGGACTACTGCGATACGGAAAAGCTGAATCCCACGCTGACCGGTGCCCTGTCCAGCATGGCCAAGGCCGTCACGCTGCTGGGCGATTTTCACGACGCACGGGTGAAGCGGCTCGAGGCGAAGATTGTCTCCGAGCTGGCACAGTACGAAATGGTTTGCAAGCACTGCAAGGAAGACGTGAAGGAAGCGCTGCTAGTGCGGGACAAAGATTTGGCCAAGCGGAAGCAGCTCGAGCAAAGCAAAAGTCGCAACGGAAGGTTAAAGCGCAACACGAACGATACGGAAATCATCAAATCGAACCTAGAGGTGGAAAAGGCGTTGAAAGAAATCGAGCACCAGGTGGAGCGGTTTGAGAAGCAGAAGCTGCACGACCTGAAGGAGCTGCTGCTAAGCTTTGTGCTGATTGAGCTGAAGATGCACACCCAGGCGGTGGAGGTGCTTTCGGCCACGTACCAAGACATCAGCGATATTGACGAGTCGAAGGATTTGCAG AGCGTTCACAAGGAATTAAAAAGACAGAATCGG CAATTTAAGAAAATCCTCCAACAAGACACCGTCCCTGACCGTTACTTCCTACAGCGCATCAAAAGCCAGTCCATGGGTGCGCTGAACGCTACCCTTGCTGGGTTTAACACTGGCCGTAAAAATAAAAGCCTCAGCTCAAACTCGCTCAATTCGTCCCAGGAACAAGAGGAACAGGAGATTGCCACAGAATCAAGCGAACAGCAGCGGACGCAGAAAAAGGGTGCCACCGTCTCGAGACGTTCGAACAAAACGTCCATCCAATCACTGGAATCATTG GACACATTGAAGCGTAACTTGTCTTCCGACTCGGGCAGCACTTCCGAGGAAGACGACACCGAGGACAGTGAAACGCTAACGGACGAAAACTCGGACACTCCGATAAAGACGATAAAGGCAGCAGGTGGCTTAAGCGATTATGGGAAAAAGAGCCAG CACAAGAATTGTATCGTTTCGGTTCGCAAGTTTCAATTCGAAAGCTACGGTACGATTAGGATGGACGGTTGCTCTCCGTCGAAGTTACTGGATCGTTACCTAGCAACCAGGCCTGTTGAATCGAATCGAACCGTATTAGAGATAGGGACCGTTATTACTAGCTTAAAACGTACCATATGCTTATGGGTGCGTTGGGTCGGTGAAGGAATTGCACGGTTACTATGGTTTGATGGGATTGCTAACAAACCCAATGTTACTTACGTGCCATTTTTACAATGA
- the LOC120900064 gene encoding protein FAM92A-A isoform X3, whose protein sequence is MLRSGNTTTLLCDEQTKFILERISTVEKHFGELCGAFAEYTRKVARMRDKTDELAHTTQDYCDTEKLNPTLTGALSSMAKAVTLLGDFHDARVKRLEAKIVSELAQYEMVCKHCKEDVKEALLVRDKDLAKRKQLEQSKSRNGRLKRNTNDTEIIKSNLEVEKALKEIEHQVERFEKQKLHDLKELLLSFVLIELKMHTQAVEVLSATYQDISDIDESKDLQSVHKELKRQNRQFKKILQQDTVPDRYFLQRIKSQSMGALNATLAGFNTGRKNKSLSSNSLNSSQEQEEQEIATESSEQQRTQKKGATVSRRSNKTSIQSLESLDTLKRNLSSDSGSTSEEDDTEDSETLTDENSDTPIKTIKAAGGLSDYGKKSQVDSSFKIIKLKDYNP, encoded by the exons ATGCTTCGCAGCGGAAATACCACCACGCTGCTGTGCGATGAGCAGACCAAGTTTATCCTGGAGCGTATCAGCACGGTGGAGAAACATTTCGGCGAGCTGTGCGGTGCGTTTGCCGAATACACGCGCAAGGTGGCCCGAATGCGTGACAAGACGGACGAGCTGGCTCACACCACGCAGGACTACTGCGATACGGAAAAGCTGAATCCCACGCTGACCGGTGCCCTGTCCAGCATGGCCAAGGCCGTCACGCTGCTGGGCGATTTTCACGACGCACGGGTGAAGCGGCTCGAGGCGAAGATTGTCTCCGAGCTGGCACAGTACGAAATGGTTTGCAAGCACTGCAAGGAAGACGTGAAGGAAGCGCTGCTAGTGCGGGACAAAGATTTGGCCAAGCGGAAGCAGCTCGAGCAAAGCAAAAGTCGCAACGGAAGGTTAAAGCGCAACACGAACGATACGGAAATCATCAAATCGAACCTAGAGGTGGAAAAGGCGTTGAAAGAAATCGAGCACCAGGTGGAGCGGTTTGAGAAGCAGAAGCTGCACGACCTGAAGGAGCTGCTGCTAAGCTTTGTGCTGATTGAGCTGAAGATGCACACCCAGGCGGTGGAGGTGCTTTCGGCCACGTACCAAGACATCAGCGATATTGACGAGTCGAAGGATTTGCAG AGCGTTCACAAGGAATTAAAAAGACAGAATCGG CAATTTAAGAAAATCCTCCAACAAGACACCGTCCCTGACCGTTACTTCCTACAGCGCATCAAAAGCCAGTCCATGGGTGCGCTGAACGCTACCCTTGCTGGGTTTAACACTGGCCGTAAAAATAAAAGCCTCAGCTCAAACTCGCTCAATTCGTCCCAGGAACAAGAGGAACAGGAGATTGCCACAGAATCAAGCGAACAGCAGCGGACGCAGAAAAAGGGTGCCACCGTCTCGAGACGTTCGAACAAAACGTCCATCCAATCACTGGAATCATTG GACACATTGAAGCGTAACTTGTCTTCCGACTCGGGCAGCACTTCCGAGGAAGACGACACCGAGGACAGTGAAACGCTAACGGACGAAAACTCGGACACTCCGATAAAGACGATAAAGGCAGCAGGTGGCTTAAGCGATTATGGGAAAAAGAGCCAGGTTGATTCGTCGTTTAAAATAATCAAGCTTAAAGACTACAATCCGTAG
- the LOC120900065 gene encoding growth hormone-inducible transmembrane protein-like — protein sequence MLSRLACGRPFVSSALIKSALQTVPKRPQLQPVFRQYARDVKGGSSPGSSSWTSRAERMTLRERAMAPPGPNAYAIGKGAVAGGAALGLGALCFYGLGLGSGTSTLENSHLWPEFVKQRIQDTYLYFGGSLAISAASAVAVFRSPRLLSLVSRNGWMSVLATFALMIGSGMVAQSIPYSPGLGAKQLAWATHSAILGAVIAPMCFVGGAILTRAAWYTAGIVGGLSTVAVCAPSDKFLYMGGPLAIGLGVVFASSLASMWLPPTTALGAGIASLSLYGGLLLFSGFLLYDTQKIVKRAEMYPLYAPRPFDPVNSAISIYMDTLNIFIRIVTILAGGGGNRRK from the exons ATGCTGTCCCGTTTGGCCTGTGGTAGACCCTTCGTCTCGTCGGCATTGATCAAATCGGCCCTGCAAACAGTTCCAAAGCGCCCGCAGCTCCAGCCAGTGTTCCGCCAGTACGCACGCGATGTGAAGGGAGGCAGCAgcccgggcagcagcagctggacaTCGCGCGCCGAGCGAATGACGTTGCGGGAGCGGGCAATGGCTCCACCCGGTCCGAATGCGTACGCGATCGGCAAGGGAGCGGTGGCGGGTGGTGCCGCCCTCGGCCTCGGTGCGCTGTGCTTCTATGGGCTTGGGTTGGGCAGTGGTACGAGCACGCTGGAAAATTCGCACCTGTGGCCCGAGTTCGTGAAGCAGCGCATACAGGACACGTACCTGTACTTTGGCGGTTCGCTCGCAATTTCGGCTGCCAGTGCCGTGGCCGTGTTTCGGTCGCCCCGTCTGCTGAGTCTCGTATCGAGAAATGGTTGGATG tCCGTTCTCGCCACATTCGCGCTCATGATCGGTTCCGGAATGGTGGCACAGTCCATTCCGTACAGTCCCGGCTTGGGCGCAAAGCAGCTCGCATGGGCGACCCATTCGGCCATCCTGGGTGCCGTGATCGCACCGATGTGCTTCGTTGGAGGGGCCATCCTGACACGCGCCGCCTGGTACACGGCCGGCATCGTCGGAGGCCTCTCCACCGTGGCCGTCTGTGCGCCGAGCGACAAGTTCCTGTACATGGGCGGACCGCTAGCGATTGGCTTGGGGGTGGTATTCGCTTCGTCGCTAGCTTCGATGTGGCTTCCGCCGACGACCGCTCTCGGGGCCGGCATTGCCTCACTTTCGCTGTACGGTGGGCTGCTGCTTTTCAGCGGGTTCCTCCTGTACGACACGCAAAAGATTGTGAAGCGGGCAGAAATGTATCCACTCTACGCTCCCCGGCCGTTCGATCCAGTTAATTC AGCGATTTCGATCTACATGGACACGTTGAACATTTTCATCCGAATTGTGACGATTTTGGCCGGCGGTGGTGGAAACCGTCGCAAGTAA
- the LOC120900064 gene encoding protein FAM92A-A isoform X2: MLRSGNTTTLLCDEQTKFILERISTVEKHFGELCGAFAEYTRKVARMRDKTDELAHTTQDYCDTEKLNPTLTGALSSMAKAVTLLGDFHDARVKRLEAKIVSELAQYEMVCKHCKEDVKEALLVRDKDLAKRKQLEQSKSRNGRLKRNTNDTEIIKSNLEVEKALKEIEHQVERFEKQKLHDLKELLLSFVLIELKMHTQAVEVLSATYQDISDIDESKDLQQFKKILQQDTVPDRYFLQRIKSQSMGALNATLAGFNTGRKNKSLSSNSLNSSQEQEEQEIATESSEQQRTQKKGATVSRRSNKTSIQSLESLDTLKRNLSSDSGSTSEEDDTEDSETLTDENSDTPIKTIKAAGGLSDYGKKSQHKNCIVSVRKFQFESYGTIRMDGCSPSKLLDRYLATRPVESNRTVLEIGTVITSLKRTICLWVRWVGEGIARLLWFDGIANKPNVTYVPFLQ, translated from the exons ATGCTTCGCAGCGGAAATACCACCACGCTGCTGTGCGATGAGCAGACCAAGTTTATCCTGGAGCGTATCAGCACGGTGGAGAAACATTTCGGCGAGCTGTGCGGTGCGTTTGCCGAATACACGCGCAAGGTGGCCCGAATGCGTGACAAGACGGACGAGCTGGCTCACACCACGCAGGACTACTGCGATACGGAAAAGCTGAATCCCACGCTGACCGGTGCCCTGTCCAGCATGGCCAAGGCCGTCACGCTGCTGGGCGATTTTCACGACGCACGGGTGAAGCGGCTCGAGGCGAAGATTGTCTCCGAGCTGGCACAGTACGAAATGGTTTGCAAGCACTGCAAGGAAGACGTGAAGGAAGCGCTGCTAGTGCGGGACAAAGATTTGGCCAAGCGGAAGCAGCTCGAGCAAAGCAAAAGTCGCAACGGAAGGTTAAAGCGCAACACGAACGATACGGAAATCATCAAATCGAACCTAGAGGTGGAAAAGGCGTTGAAAGAAATCGAGCACCAGGTGGAGCGGTTTGAGAAGCAGAAGCTGCACGACCTGAAGGAGCTGCTGCTAAGCTTTGTGCTGATTGAGCTGAAGATGCACACCCAGGCGGTGGAGGTGCTTTCGGCCACGTACCAAGACATCAGCGATATTGACGAGTCGAAGGATTTGCAG CAATTTAAGAAAATCCTCCAACAAGACACCGTCCCTGACCGTTACTTCCTACAGCGCATCAAAAGCCAGTCCATGGGTGCGCTGAACGCTACCCTTGCTGGGTTTAACACTGGCCGTAAAAATAAAAGCCTCAGCTCAAACTCGCTCAATTCGTCCCAGGAACAAGAGGAACAGGAGATTGCCACAGAATCAAGCGAACAGCAGCGGACGCAGAAAAAGGGTGCCACCGTCTCGAGACGTTCGAACAAAACGTCCATCCAATCACTGGAATCATTG GACACATTGAAGCGTAACTTGTCTTCCGACTCGGGCAGCACTTCCGAGGAAGACGACACCGAGGACAGTGAAACGCTAACGGACGAAAACTCGGACACTCCGATAAAGACGATAAAGGCAGCAGGTGGCTTAAGCGATTATGGGAAAAAGAGCCAG CACAAGAATTGTATCGTTTCGGTTCGCAAGTTTCAATTCGAAAGCTACGGTACGATTAGGATGGACGGTTGCTCTCCGTCGAAGTTACTGGATCGTTACCTAGCAACCAGGCCTGTTGAATCGAATCGAACCGTATTAGAGATAGGGACCGTTATTACTAGCTTAAAACGTACCATATGCTTATGGGTGCGTTGGGTCGGTGAAGGAATTGCACGGTTACTATGGTTTGATGGGATTGCTAACAAACCCAATGTTACTTACGTGCCATTTTTACAATGA
- the LOC120900062 gene encoding uncharacterized protein LOC120900062 gives MSKQKDRKKSLEKRLYQLGATEEMPSLVQQTRKILTHFPHLLSLGCSYDEHLFQTLYLCETAISKCSVAERANCSVDEVLITVLEIMKLACVCKKVVISCLHTLHSIIHNLDRSEVMSMHDKIKNKLSYLSQFFCEMEHFAIMRAVVKILYEYVHKCASEDRRNVFLDVMEDFTDPSRNLGSIIHWTPESFTMNCRTFLNNIPERKYYSLAATSAAIGSNAICPLGGKNFISFEWNSNPPELSFEASLAENLNRSFEASIELNDIQSLTIVEDLYAPRVECSYEKIQITDDSIVTYDLNINALNNEELGVLAQLVKTMIHPEKLVYKPLRPAAEEDEVFIRCEQLYNTKDITDNGPSVPPVPSPSLPSPPPPSPQKENSVTGEVIARNETPDRTRTPECRTEPEIELEAPVVSAVPSVYNGVADTSNLSESKEFVPLRTAKWPFKLIDLSDDHKKAAPNSDPYDIAHLREEERAHKRATNKNVKGAGKANGYSKKAEEPTNGTKIHSKKRPAYMKSSTPTKRTRATAMKTVPKDLEELSTIYSISDDTHSDADDSDFIAYAMLSGLGKSNRSKKQENMRKQSMTAARKMSGRARDVNVKQPAANNTLQPQKNPTSRGMKPNRGKENTLNKQPQLNDSRKQCLESREVKHPLGRKPAQESSYTNGMANSFSFNCSERIVGSEPTAHKSPTHCSSIVPTAVVLQETVASPLRSSNRNGDETIQMGMEVYENPVNADRTPTTTTPACTTVQTMIESKVQPLIVDLRRYNSERICTALNEAQALENTNCKEYNGIKEICARTKELEEELEILYSKMMAMIRNSNEKETLNQKRMQAAQRDQEFIQKVRAEKKNLQTIFQACKVQYEQQHKGRVAQELWKVIYGPDASVTSPMLN, from the exons ATGAGCAAACAAAAGGATCGCAAAAAGTCGTTGGAAAAACGGCTTTACCAACTAGGGGCGACGGAGGAAATGCCGTCGCTGGTGCAGCAGACCAGAAAGATTCTGACGCACTTTCCCCATCTACTCTCGCTCGGCTGTTCCTACGATGAGCATCTTTTCCAAACGCTGTACCTTTGTGAG aCCGCCATCAGCAAATGCAGTGTGGCCGAGCGGGCCAACTGCTCCGTGGACGAGGTTTTAATAACTGTGCTGGAAATTATGAAgctagcgtgtgtgtgcaaaaaggTAGTCATATCGTGCCTGCACACATTGCACTCGATCATCCACAATCTGGACCGTAGCGAGGTGATGAGTATgcatgataaaataaaaaacaagct TTCCTATCTTAGCCAATTTTTCTGTGAAATGGAACATTTCGCAATAATGCGCGCGGTTGTCAAAATTCTTTATGAATATGTGCACAAGTGCGCGAGCGAGGATAGACGTAATGTGTTTTTGGATGTAATGGAAGATTTTACCGACCCATCGCGTAACCTGGGCAGCATAATACACTGGACGCCCGAATCGTTTACGATG AATTGTCGTACCTTTTTGAACAATATTCCGGAAAGGAAATATTACTCACTAGCTGCTACTTCGGCTGCAATTGGCAGCAACGCCATATGTCCTTTAGGG GGCaagaattttatttcattcgaGTGGAATTCCAATCCACCAGAGCTTTCATTTGAAGCTTCGTTAGCAGAGAATTTGAACAGATCCTTCGAAGCGAGTATTGAGCTAAACGATATTCAAAGTTTAACGATTGTTGA GGATTTATATGCACCGCGAGTGGAGTGTTCCTATGAAAAGATCCAAATTACGGATGATTCTATCGTGACGTACGATTTGAATATTAACGCGTTGAACAACGAAGAGCTAGGTGTGTTGGCACAGCTGGTAAAAACTATGATTCATCCAGAAAAACTTGTCTACAAACCTCTGCGCCCGGCCGCCGAGGAAGATGAGGTTTTCATTCGCTGTGAGCAACTTTACAATACGAAGGACATTACGGACAATGGACCGTCGGTACCGCCAGTGCCGTCACCGTCACTGCcgtcaccgccaccgccatcgCCGCAGAAGGAAAACAGTGTTACGGGCGAGGTGATTGCTCGAAACGAAACGCCAGACAGAACTCGGACACCAGAATGTCGGACAGAGCCGGAGATAGAACTGGAGGCTCCAGTTGTGTCGGCAGTTCCGTCGGTGTACAATGGCGTCGCAGATACTTCTAATTTGTCGGAATCAAAGGAATTCGTACCATTAAGGACCGCCAAATGGCCGTTCAAATTGATCGATCTTTCGGACGATCATAAGAAAGCTGCTCCAAACAGTGACCCTTATGACATTGCCCATCTACGCGAAGAAGAACGTGCGCATAAGCGGGCAACAAACAAGAACGTTAAAGGCGCTGGAAAGGCGAATGGATATAGCAAGAAAGCTGAGGAACCGACAAACGGTACCAAGATACATAGTAAGAAGCGTCCAGCGTACATGAAATCGTCAACCCCGACCAAACGCACCCGCGCAACGGCGATGAAAACAGTTCCCAAAGATTTGGAAGAACTGTCAACAATTTACAGCATAAGCGATGATACCCATTCGGACGCTGATGATAGCGATTTCATAGCCTACGCCATGCTTTCGGGACTTGGTAAAAGCAACCGGAGCAAGAAGCAAGAAAACATGCGTAAACAATCGATGACTGCTGCGCGTAAAATGTCTGGGCGAGCTAGGGACGTGAACGTGAAACAGCCAGCAGCTAATAACACATTGCAAC cCCAAAAAAATCCAACCTCACGTGGTATGAAACCCAACCgcgggaaagaaaacacactgAACAAACAGCCACAGTTGAACGATTCGCGAAAACAATGTTTAGAAAGCCGAGAAGTTAAACATCCCTTGGGAAGGAAACCGGCACAGGAGTCTTCCTATACGAACGGGATGGCAAACTCATTTAGCTTCAATTGTTCCGAGAGAATCGTTGGCAGTGAGCCTACTGCACACAAGTCACCGACTCATTGCTCTTCCATTGTCCCGACGGCGGTTGTTTTGCAAGAAACTGTTGCATCCCCCTTACGTTCGTCGAACAGGAACGGCGACGAAACGATACAGATGGGAATGGAAGTTTATGAAAATCCCGTAAACGCTGACCGGAcaccgacgacgaccacgCCGGCGTGCACCACAGTACAGACGATGATCGAATCAAAAGTACAGCCGCTCATCGTAGACCTCCGGCGCTACAACAGTGAACGAATCTGCACAGCATTGAACGAAGCGCAAGCGTtggaaaacacaaactgtAAGGAGTACAATGGTATCAAAGAAATATGTGCACGAACGAAAGAGCTGGAAGAGGAGCTTGAGATCCTCTATAGTAAAATGATGGCCATGATAAGAAATAG TAATGAAAAGGAAACCCTCAATCAGAAGCGAATGCAAGCTGCACAGCGCGATCAAGAGTTCATTCAGAAGGTTAGAGCCGAGAAGAAGAATTTGCAAACCATCTTCCAGGCGTGCAAAGTTCAGTACGAGCAACAGCACAAGGGCCGAGTGGCGCAGGAGCTATGGAAGGTGATTTACGGACCCGATGCCAGTGTGACGAGCCCCATGTTAAACTAA
- the LOC120900063 gene encoding cell division cycle protein 23 homolog, with product MDPPVDLKVVKQDILAGIVECEKRCLLQCTKWLAELNHGLADTPVELRGNSAFENVHSGIEASEYDSYLLAKSYFLVREYDRSAYFTRNCLSPVPKFLHLYATYMSKEKKRLDNMTDSSVVSSVSHAKDFAELLCILRTEHSKDSLDGYCLYLYGVILKKLDLNDIAVRVFVEAINAEPTLWSAWLELAPLVNDKRMLEGLKLPNHWMKSIFEGYTYIELFQNDEGIKIFENLQKNGFGKCIFIPTLLAIAYSNKRDVDRSIDIFQHLQSVDPYRLDNLDSYSNLLFVKDMKTEMSHLAHKVVEINKYSPETCCVVGNYYSIRSDHYKAVMYFQRALKLNPRYLSAWTLMGHEFMEMKNTNAAIQSYRQAVEVNKRDFRAWYGLGQAYEILKMTFYSLYYYKAAQQLRPYDSRMLVALGETYEKLNKVADALKCYQKAYNVGDIEGVALYSMAKLYEKQGETEKAIPAFLKFCSDEKLIADKASLCHAYMTLGNYYEKIEDLDKASYFAYKCLDYEEMKREAESLLKSIANKRAHKATTSAATAATNPSGAGKSTEEEKPTPEGVPAETYGEDMEMDETNLSKRIEVAMAEEEEEQEEEAGTSELAESSDMPEFHMEDSYDVNE from the exons ATGGATCCTCCAGTCGATTTGAAAGTGGTAAAGCAAGACATCCTAGCTGGGATAGTTGAGTGTGAAAAGCGCTGCTTGTTGCAGTGTACCAAATGGCTGGCCGAATTGAACCACGGCCTTGCGGATACACCGGTGGAACTGCGCGGCAACAGCGCCTTCGAAAACGTGCACAGTGGCATCGAGGCGTCCGAGTACGATAGCTACCTGTTGGCAAAAAGCTATTTCCTCGTCCGGGAGTACGACCGGTCTGCTTACTTCACGCGGAACTGCCTTTCGCCGGTGCCGAAGTTTCTCCATCTGTACGCTACGTACATGTCGAAGGAGAAGAAACGGTTAGACAACATGACCGACAGCTCGGTCGTTAGTTCGGTGAGCCACGCGAAGGATTTCGCCGAGCTGTTGTGCATCCTGCGAACGGAACACAGCAAAGACTCGCTTGATGGTTACTGTCTGTATCTGTACGGCGTGATACTGAAGAAGCTGGATCTAAACGATATCGCGGTGCGGGTGTTTGTCGAAGCAATTAATGCCGAACCGACGCTCTGGAGTGCCTGGCTAGAGCTAGCCCCGCTCGTGAACGATAAAAGAATGCTGGAAGGGTTGAAGCTGCCGAACCACTGGATGAAAAGCATTTTCGAGGGGTACACGTACATCGAGCTGTTCCAGAACGACGAgggaattaaaatatttgagaATCTACAGAAGAACGGCTTCGGAAAGTGTATCTTCATTCCTACGCTGCTCGCGATCGCTTACTCGAACAAACGAGACGTTGACCGGTCTATCGACATCTTCCAGCACCTGCAGAGTGTCGATCCGTACCGGCTGGACAATCTCGACTCGTACTCGAATCTGCTGTTCGTAAAGGATATGAAAACGGAAATGTCCCATCTGGCCCACAAGGTGGTGGAGATCAACAAGTACAGCCCCGAAACGTGCTGCGTGGTGGGCAACTATTACAGCATACGGTCCGATCACTACAAAGCTGTGATGTATTTCCAACGGGCGCTCAAGCTGAACCCGCGCTACCTGTCCGCCTGGACGCTGATGGGGCACGAGTTTATGGAGATGAAAAATACGAACGCGGCTATCCAAAGCTACCGCCAAGCGGTCG AGGTTAACAAACGCGACTTTCGCGCGTGGTACGGGCTGGGCCAGGCGTACGAAATACTAAAAATGACCTTCTACAGCCTGTACTACTACAAAGCGGCCCAGCAGCTCCGTCCGTACGATAGCCGCATGCTGGTGGCGCTGGGCGAAACGTACGAAAAGCTGAACAAGGTAGCCGATGCCCTCAAGTGCTACCAGAAAGCGTACAACGTGGGCGATATCGAGGGCGTGGCACTGTACAGTATGGCCAAGCTGTACGAAAAGCAGGGCGAAACCGAAAAAGCCATCCCTGCGTTCTTGAAGTTCTGCTCGGACGAGAAGCTCATCGCCGACAAGGCTTCGCTCTGCCACGCGTACATGACGCTCGGCAATTATTACGAAAAAATCGAAGACCTCGACAAAGCGTCATACTTTGCGTACAAATGCTTGGACTacgaggagatgaagcgggaagCCGAATCGTTGCTGAAAAGCATTGCCAACAAGCGTGCACACAAGGCAACGACGTCGGCTGCGACGGCAGCAACAAATCCGTCCGGAGCGGGCAAATCTACCGAGGAGGAAAAACCAACACCGGAAGGCGTTCCGGCGGAAACGTACGGCGAGGATATGGAGATGGACGAAACGAATCTTTCCAAGCGCATCGAGGTGGCAatggcggaggaggaggaggagcaggaagaAGAGGCAGGAACCAGCGAGCTGGCGGAAAGTTCCGACATGCCCGAGTTCCATATGGAAGATTCTTACGATGTGAATGAATGA